The genomic interval CGCTCCAAACGCTCGCGGTCGGCCAGCACGCGCAGGCCCGTGTCGAGGACGTCGAGCGTCGGGCGCGGCTCGAAGGCCGCCTTTTGCGCCATCGCCTGGCGCACCACCTGGTCGACGTTCAGCGGCACGGGCTTTTCCTGGATATCGATGCGGGAGAGTTTCTGCAGCATCAGCCGCATCTTCTGCACCGACAGCGACACCGTTTCCAGCATGTCGGCCTGGAACTCGGGATTGTGCTTGTGCTTCTCGGCGTTGGCGTTCATCAGCGACAGCTGCGAGACCAGGTTCTTCAGGTCGTGGACGACGAAGGTCGACATGCGGTTGAAGGACTCGAACTGGCGTGCCACCATCAGTTCGTTGGCGGCATCCTGCTGCGCCAGGTAGCTGGCCGCCTGGCTGCCGGCGATGTCGAGCAGGTCGATCACTTCCCAGTTCAGTTTCACGGGGCTGCGCGCGGTCTGCAGCACGACAAAGCCGAACAGCCGGGTGCCCAGCATCAGCGGCACCACCAGCCAGCCGCGCGGATAGCTGCGCAGCCAGTCGGGCAAGGTCAGGCCCTCGTATTTTTCCGGCTCCTCGGCATACTCGTTCAGGTCGATCACCCACTGGGTCGATTCGAGGAAGCGGCACAGCGAGGAATCAAAAGGTTCGATGGCGTCGATGGCCGGCACCTGCCAGTGCGCCAGCGGCTCGCAGGCGCCCGACTCGCGCCGCTGCCACAGGCCGCCGCCCGGGCTTTCGACGAGCGCCGCCACGGCCTGCACGGCGCGCTCGCCCAGGTTCGGCCCCGCTTCCGACAGGGTGCGCGTAAAACGCATCCATTCTTCGCGGTAGTCGTAGCCGTAGCTGTAGAAATGCTTGGAAATGAAGACCTTCAGCCAGGCGCGGAAGGTACCCGAAAACAGGATCCCCGCCAGCAGCAGCAGCGCGCCGAACAGGAAAGTCACCTGCATGACGGTCCCCCAGCTGCCGCCGAAATAGCGCAGGTAGTAGCCGGCCGAACCCATCGCCAGCAGATAGATCGCGGAGCCGAACAGCGCCGCCGAGTGGAACATCACGCGGCGCGACACCGCCAGCGGCGAGCGCCAGGATTTGGCACGGCCCATCGAGATGGCCAGCAGCGGCACGGTGAGCGCGTTGATGACGCCACGCGCGGCCCAGATATCGGGATCGACCTCGCGGAACAGCATCGCGTGGCTGTACAAATAAAAATCGTAGGCGAACATGCCGCCGATGCCGAGACAGGCGAACTTGATGGCCCAGCGTTCCTGGACATTCTTGTTGCGGTAGGTCTGCTCCACCAGCAGCATGCCGCCGACCGCCTCCATCACGCGCGCCATCACCGGCAGCACGCTGTTGACCAGGGCCAGGTTCCAGTAGCCGAACACCGCCGCGACCAGCGCCAGCAGGTAGCACACCGCCGCCACGAACAGGGTCGGCCGCATCCCCAGCGGCAAGCGGCTCCCCGGCTTGCGCCAGTCTCCCAGCAGCACCACGAGGAACAGCGACCAGGCGGCATTCCTCGCCACCTCGAAGCCATCGGACAAGGCCGTCCACATCATGAGGTCCGTCGCCGCCCAGGCCAGCGACCCCGCCCAGAACGCCGACGCCAGCACCGCCGCCACCAGCACCGGCCCATACGCCCGCCCGCGCCACCCCGTCAGGAGCGGCACGCCCAGGCCAACGAAGCCAATGGCGGCAAGGCCATAGCTGTAGGCGGCGATACTGGTGAGGGAGACACTATCCATGGTACGGGCGGAAGGCGATTCGGTTTAAAGCGGTTTTCCGAGCGACCTGCGACGCCACGTAAGGCTTGAGAAACCGTAGCGAGCGGAAGCCGTGTTGGCCGAGAAGCGCAGCTGTACAAGCGTACAGCGAGCATCGCAGGCCGACACGGCGACGCGCAGTAGGTTTATCAAGCCTTACTTCAGCGGCCGCTGCGGAAGAGGACTACTTTCAGGGTGTTGATCAGGACCAGGAAGTCCAGGAACAGGCTGTTGTTCTTCACATAATACAGGTCGTACTGCAGCTTTTGCAGCGCGTCCTCGGCCGAGGAACCGTAGCCGTAACGCACCTGCGCCCAGCCGGTGATGCCTGGCTTGATGCTGTGACGCACGTTGTAGTATGGCACGACTTCGATCAGCTGTTCAACGAAGTAAGGACGCTCCGGGCGCGGGCCGACGAAGGACATCTCGCCCTTGAACACGTTCAAGATCTGCGGCAGTTCGTCGATGCGGGTCTTGCGCATGAAGTTGCCGACGCGGGTCACGCGCGGATCGTTCTTGGCCGCCCACTGCGGCGTGCCGCCGCGCTCGGCATCGGCGCGCATGCTGCGGAATTTATGGACGAAGAAGCTCTTGCCGTCGCGGCCGACGCGCTCCTGCGAATAGAACACCGGACCGCGGTCTTCCAGCCAGACGGCAAACGCCGCCGCCAGCATCAAGGGGAAGGTCAGGACCAGGATCAGGGTGCTGCAGACCAGGTCGAAGGTGCGCTTCATGAACAGGCGTACGAAGCTCTGGTCGAAGCCGCCGCCGAACACGAGCCAGCTCGGCTGGATCGAATCGACCCGGATCTGGCAGGTTTCGCGCTCAAAAAAGGTGGCGGCGTCGGTGACTTTCAGGCCAGCCAGTTTGCAGTCGAGCAGTTCCTTGATCGGGAAGCCGCCGCGGCGGTTCTGCACCGACACCACGATTTCCGACACGTTGTATTGGCGCGCCAGCTTCACCAGCGAATCGCCGTCGCGCACTTTCAGCAGGTTATTTTGCGGCACGCACAGTTCTTCCCCGGCGCCCGGGATGAAACCGGCGATGTCGTAGCGGTGGTAGCGGTTGGCGCGCTGGGCCAGGTCGCTGCATTCCCTGGCCAGCGGACCGCCACCCAGGAACATGATGCGCGACTGCAGGAAGCGTGCTTCCGAGGTCTTGAGGAAGATCATGCGCGCGGTGAAAATGCCGATGGCCGAGAGCGCGAATACCAGCAGCATGACGCTGCGGCCGAACGACAGCTCCGGCGCCACGTAAAACACCAGGGTCAGGATCAGGAAACCCATCGCGAACGAGGGCATCAGCTTCATCAGGAACGGGTGGCGCAAGCCTTCCTCGAAATCGAGCTGGTACATGCCCATGGCGCTCATGCTGAACACGACGGCCAGCGCGAAAGCGACGGCGGAGGTAAAGAAATGGTCGAGTGAGGGCACGCTCATCGGGCCGCCAATGTCCATGTAGCGCAATGCGGCACCCGCATAGGCGGCGCCAAGCAGCACCATCACTTCCACGACCAGCAGCACCGAAACGATCTTCGATACGTAGTGGTTTGAAATCCTGAACACGTGAGCCTCCTTCTTTCTTACTTCTTCTTACTTACTCGATAGTGCGGGCGAATCCTGCTTCTGCAGGTCGCGGACGTACCAATCCATGGCCTGTTGCAGGCCTTCGCCGATCCGGTGCGTGGGCGCATAGCCCAGCAGCGTCGCGGCCTTGCCGATATCGGCCTGCGAATGACGCACGTCGCCGCGGCGGAAATCGACATACTGCGGCTGGTGCGCGTCCACGTGCGGGAAGCGCGGGCGCAGCAGGTCGCGCATCATCGCGTACAGCTGGTTCAGGCTGGTGCGCTCGTTGAGCGCGACGTTGTAGACCTGGTTGACCGCCTCGGTGCCGGCAGTCGCCGCCAGCAGGTTCGCCTGGACGACGTTGTCGATGTAGCAAAAGTCACGACTGGTCTCGCCATCGCCGTTGATGCGCAGCGGCGTGTTGCGGATCAGCGCGGCCACCCATTGAGGAATCACGGCGGCGTAAGCGCCATGTGGGTCCTGGCGCGGGCCAAAAACGTTGAAATATCGCAAACCAATCGTTTCCATGCCGTAAGTTCGGCCGAACACGTTCGCATACAGTTCGTTCACATACTTTGTCACAGCGTAAGGCGAGAGCGGATTTCCGATCACGTCTTCCACTTTCGGCAGCCCCGGATGGTCGCCATAGGTCGAGCTCGAGGCGGCGTACACGAAACGGCGCACTTTCGCATCGCGGGCGGCGATCAGCATGTTCAGGAAACCGGTGACATTCGTCTCGTTCGTTGCCGCCGGATCGTCGATCGAGCGCGATACGGAGCCGAGCGCCGCCTGGTGCAGCACGAAGTCGACGCCGGTACAGGCACGGGCACAGTCGGCCGGTACGCGGATATCGCCTTCGATGAAATTAAATTTCTTCCACGCATCCTCTGTGACAGATTCTTTCACCTGCTCCAGGTTGTGGCGGTGCCCGGTGGCGAAATTGTCGAGTCCGACTACTTGCTGGCCGAGCTTGAGCAGCGCTTCCACCAGGTTCGAGCCGATGAAGCCGGCGGCGCCGGTCACCAGCCAGCGGTGGCTTTGCTGGCCCAGCTGCTGCCTAACGTCTTGAATCTTATTCACAGTATTCCGAACACTTTCTCGATAACGCGGGGTAAATCGTTCGCGCCCGGACAAGCCGGGGGCAGGCGGCAGGCACATGCGCCGCCGCCCGGAGGACTACCTGTTACAGGCGCCAGACGCAGAAACCTGCTTCGCGCAGCGCTTGCTCGTCGAATTGCGACTTGACGTCGATGAAGCAGCCGCCGGTATTGAGCTTGGCTTCGAAGTCGGTCAGCGACAGGGCCAGCACTTCCTTGTGCGGCACGGCGGCGATCAGGGCGTCGGCCTTCGGCAGGGCGTCCCAGCTCTTTTCGAGCGTGATGCCATACTCGTGATGGGCTTCGTCGGCTTCGGCCAGCGGATCCCAGACGTGGACGTCGACGCCGTAGCTTTCCAGTTCGTGGACGATGTCGGCCACTTTCGAGTTGCGCAGGTCAGGGCAGTTTTCCTTGAAAGTCAGGCCCATGACATTGACTTTCGCACCCTTGACCTGGAAGCCCGACGAGATCATCGATTTGACGGTCTTTTCGGCCACGAACTTGGCCATGCCGTCGTTGATGCGGCGGCCTGCCAGGATCACCTGCGGGTGGTAGCCGACCATCTCGGCCTTGTGGGTCAGGTAGTAGGGATCGACGCCGATGCAGTGGCCGCCGACCAGGCCCGGGCGGAACGGCAGGAAGTTCCACTTGGTACCGGCCGCCTTCAGCACTTCCAGCGTATCGATACCGATCTTGTCGAAAATGATCGCCAGTTCGTTCATCAGGGCGATGTTCAGGTCGCGCTGGGTGTTCTCGATGACTTTCGCCGCTTCGGCCACCTTGATGCTGGAAGCGCGGTGCACGCCGGCGGTAATCACCGATTCATACAGCTGGGCGATGCTTTCCAGCGATTCGGCGTCGTCGCCGGAAACGACCTTCAGGATCGTCGTCAGCGTGTGTTCCTTGTCGCCCGGATTGATGCGCTCCGGCGAGAAGCCGACGTGGAAATCCTGCATCCACTTCATGCCCGAATGCTTTTCCAGCAGCGGGATGCAGACTTCCTCGGTGGCACCCGGGTAGACGGTCGACTCGAAGATGACGATGGCGTCCTTCTTCATGTGCTTGCCGACGGTGGTGCTGGCGCCGATCAGCGGCGTGAAGTCGGGGTTGTGGGCGATGTCGACCGGGGTCGGCACGGCCACGATGACGTAATCGGCCTGGGCCAGCATGGCCGGGTCGGTCGTCACTTCCAGGAGGCGGGAAGCCTGCAGTTGTTCGGTCGAGACTTCGCCGGTGGGGTCAATGTGCTTCTTGTAGTTCTCGATTTTTGCGGTCGACAGGTCGAAACCAATCGTCC from Massilia sp. Se16.2.3 carries:
- a CDS encoding TIGR03013 family XrtA/PEP-CTERM system glycosyltransferase codes for the protein MFRISNHYVSKIVSVLLVVEVMVLLGAAYAGAALRYMDIGGPMSVPSLDHFFTSAVAFALAVVFSMSAMGMYQLDFEEGLRHPFLMKLMPSFAMGFLILTLVFYVAPELSFGRSVMLLVFALSAIGIFTARMIFLKTSEARFLQSRIMFLGGGPLARECSDLAQRANRYHRYDIAGFIPGAGEELCVPQNNLLKVRDGDSLVKLARQYNVSEIVVSVQNRRGGFPIKELLDCKLAGLKVTDAATFFERETCQIRVDSIQPSWLVFGGGFDQSFVRLFMKRTFDLVCSTLILVLTFPLMLAAAFAVWLEDRGPVFYSQERVGRDGKSFFVHKFRSMRADAERGGTPQWAAKNDPRVTRVGNFMRKTRIDELPQILNVFKGEMSFVGPRPERPYFVEQLIEVVPYYNVRHSIKPGITGWAQVRYGYGSSAEDALQKLQYDLYYVKNNSLFLDFLVLINTLKVVLFRSGR
- a CDS encoding nucleotide sugar dehydrogenase, coding for MKADQVVAVVGLGYVGLPLAVEFGKKVRTIGFDLSTAKIENYKKHIDPTGEVSTEQLQASRLLEVTTDPAMLAQADYVIVAVPTPVDIAHNPDFTPLIGASTTVGKHMKKDAIVIFESTVYPGATEEVCIPLLEKHSGMKWMQDFHVGFSPERINPGDKEHTLTTILKVVSGDDAESLESIAQLYESVITAGVHRASSIKVAEAAKVIENTQRDLNIALMNELAIIFDKIGIDTLEVLKAAGTKWNFLPFRPGLVGGHCIGVDPYYLTHKAEMVGYHPQVILAGRRINDGMAKFVAEKTVKSMISSGFQVKGAKVNVMGLTFKENCPDLRNSKVADIVHELESYGVDVHVWDPLAEADEAHHEYGITLEKSWDALPKADALIAAVPHKEVLALSLTDFEAKLNTGGCFIDVKSQFDEQALREAGFCVWRL
- a CDS encoding SDR family oxidoreductase; the protein is MNKIQDVRQQLGQQSHRWLVTGAAGFIGSNLVEALLKLGQQVVGLDNFATGHRHNLEQVKESVTEDAWKKFNFIEGDIRVPADCARACTGVDFVLHQAALGSVSRSIDDPAATNETNVTGFLNMLIAARDAKVRRFVYAASSSTYGDHPGLPKVEDVIGNPLSPYAVTKYVNELYANVFGRTYGMETIGLRYFNVFGPRQDPHGAYAAVIPQWVAALIRNTPLRINGDGETSRDFCYIDNVVQANLLAATAGTEAVNQVYNVALNERTSLNQLYAMMRDLLRPRFPHVDAHQPQYVDFRRGDVRHSQADIGKAATLLGYAPTHRIGEGLQQAMDWYVRDLQKQDSPALSSK
- the prsK gene encoding XrtA/PEP-CTERM system histidine kinase PrsK; the encoded protein is MDSVSLTSIAAYSYGLAAIGFVGLGVPLLTGWRGRAYGPVLVAAVLASAFWAGSLAWAATDLMMWTALSDGFEVARNAAWSLFLVVLLGDWRKPGSRLPLGMRPTLFVAAVCYLLALVAAVFGYWNLALVNSVLPVMARVMEAVGGMLLVEQTYRNKNVQERWAIKFACLGIGGMFAYDFYLYSHAMLFREVDPDIWAARGVINALTVPLLAISMGRAKSWRSPLAVSRRVMFHSAALFGSAIYLLAMGSAGYYLRYFGGSWGTVMQVTFLFGALLLLAGILFSGTFRAWLKVFISKHFYSYGYDYREEWMRFTRTLSEAGPNLGERAVQAVAALVESPGGGLWQRRESGACEPLAHWQVPAIDAIEPFDSSLCRFLESTQWVIDLNEYAEEPEKYEGLTLPDWLRSYPRGWLVVPLMLGTRLFGFVVLQTARSPVKLNWEVIDLLDIAGSQAASYLAQQDAANELMVARQFESFNRMSTFVVHDLKNLVSQLSLMNANAEKHKHNPEFQADMLETVSLSVQKMRLMLQKLSRIDIQEKPVPLNVDQVVRQAMAQKAAFEPRPTLDVLDTGLRVLADRERLERVVGHLIQNAIEATPKEGSVRIALTRVGEAVQIEITDTGEGMSEEFIRERLFKPFESTKSAGMGIGVFESREYIHELGGRLEVSSQPTLGTTFKVILPLYQQDALLAERAA